The Streptomyces uncialis genomic interval CTCGCCGTACTGGCCCTGCCCACGCTGCTCGTCTCCCTCGACCAGAGCGTGCTGTTCCTCGCGCTGCCGCACCTCGCCGAGTCCTTGCGGCCCAGCGGTGTGCAGACCCTGTGGATCATGGACATCTACGGGTTCCTGATGGCCGGCTTCCTGGTCACCATGGGCACGCTCGGTGACCGGGTGGGCCGCCGCAAGCTGCTGATGCTGGGCGGGGTCGCGGTCATCGCCACATCCTTGCTCGCGGCCTACTCCGACAGCCCCGAGATGCTCATCCTCAGCCGCGCCCTGCTCGGTGTCGCCGCTGCGTCGCTGATGCCCTCGACCCTGGCGCTGATCAGCAATATGTTCCAGGACCCGCAGGAGCGGGGCCGGGCCATCGCGATGTGGGCCAGCTGCTTCATGGCGGGCACCGCGCTCGGCCCGGTGGTCGGCGGACTGCTGCTGGAGCACTACTGGTGGGGCTCGGTGTTCGTCCTCGGTGTGCCGGTCATGCTCGTCATGCTGGTCGCCGCCCCGTTCCTGCTCCCCGAGTACCGGGCCCCCCGCACCGGCAAGCTGGACCTGGTCAGCGTGGTGCTGTCGCTGGCCGCGATCCTGCCGGTCGTCTACGGCCTCAAGGAGATGGCCAAGGAGGGACCGGGGACCCTGCCGGTCGCGCTGATCGTCGCCGGTCTCGCCGTCGGAGCCGTGTTCGTGTCCCGCCAGCGCAGGCTCGACGACCCCGTGCTGGACGTCCGGCTGTTCCGCAACCCCGCCTTCACCGCGTCCCTGGCGCTCACGACCCTGCTGATGGTCGGGGTGTCCGGCAGCTATCTGTTCATCACCGGCTTCCTCCAGATGGTCGAAGGGCTCGGCCCGGTGGAAGCCGGTCTGTGGATGGTGCCGTCGGCGATCGCGTCCATCGTCTCCGCGATGCTGGCGCCCGGACTCGCCCGGCGGTTCTCGGTGCCCGGTGTCATCGCGGGCGGGCTGCTCCTCGCGATGGGCGGCTACGCGGTCATGGTGTTCGTCGATCCGGTCGGCGGGCTGCCGCTGCTGATGACCGGATTCGTGGTCTGCTTCTTCGGCACCGGCCCCATCGGCGCGCTCGGCACCAATCTGGTGGTCAGCTCCGCCCCGCCGGAGAAGGGCGGCTCGGCCGCCTCCCTCCAGGAGACCAGCAGCCATCTCGGGGTGGCGCTGGGCATCGCTTCGCTCGGCAGCCTCGGTTCCCTGGTCTACCGCGACCGGATCACCGTCCCGGACGGCGTCCCCGCCGAGGCGGCCGACTCCATACGCACCGGCCTCGAAGGCGCCCTGACGGTGGCTCCGACGCTGCCCGACGCACTCGGCGCGGAGGTCCTGACCGCCGCCCGGGACGCCTACACCGGTGGGCTCAACGTGATCGCCGTCGTCTGCGCCGTCTTCACCGCGGGCACCGCCGTGATCGCGATGACCGCGCTGCGCCGGGTGGGCGCTCCGAGGTAGACGACGCCGCGGACGCCCCTCGCGGCGAGCGGGTGGGCGACCGCGAACCCGGGTGAGCGGCGGGCGGGGGAGGGTCGGTACGGCCGGGTCGGCCGACGGACCGTCCCCCGCCCGGCTCCGCGCGTACGGGGGCGAACCGGCGCGAGCGAGTGCGCGCTTGCCGCCTCCCCATGGGCCGCTCGGCCCGCCGCTCAGCCCGCCCTCGGCCGGCTCAGCCGGTCACCGCCACCGGTCAGCCCGCCACCGGTCAGCCCGTGACCGGCCAGTTCAGCTCGGTCCGCAGATCACGCGGGTCCATGTCCGGGGAGGGCTCGGTGACGTAGGTCTCCCACCGGTCCTCCGCGACGGTCAGTCCCCGCGCCCGCGTCCAGTCGTGCAGCCGTTCCCAGGAGGCGCCGAGGCCGTCGAACGCCCCGATATGGGTCAGCCGTGCGACCCGGCCACCGGGCAGCGAGCCCGCCACGACCACCGCCTCGGGCCGCACCGCCCGGTCCGTGGGGAAGCCGACCTCCAGGTCCAGGGTCTCCCCGGGCGTCCCGTGGTAGAGCCCGAAGGCGGGGCCCAGCACGGTGATCCGCTGTTCCGCGAGGGTCCGGGCCAGGGCGCCGAAGGACGTGTCGAAGAAGTCCGGCACACCTGCCATCGGTACGACCCCATGGACCACCGCTGTCGTCGCCGGTTCCAGATCCACGAGCTCGGGCTCCGGGGTGCCGGTCCCGCTCTCGAATCCACGACTGTTCATACCGCTCCCATCCAAGGTCCGATGCTGCTCGGACCTGTAGACCCACCGCGTGCCGAGAACTCATCGCGCCACCTTCGGTGAGCCCGGGGCCCTGAGCCCGGAGTCTCCGGGCGTCCGGTGCTTTTGACGGGAGCATCCTCGCAGCGGGACCGGGAGGCGGCGGGGACCGCCGCGCGTGGGTGACCGCGCCGCCGACGGGGCGGGCCGGACCGGCTGCCGTCAGGGGCGGCCGGTGAGATAGCCGCCCATGGAGGTGAAGTACTCGGTCGCGGGCAGCTCGCGGCCGTCCTCGGTCCGTACCCGGGTGAGGGCCAGACCGTGGTTGCGGCCGGTGCGGGCGTCGGCGCCCGCGACGATCACCACTCCCTCGCCCTCGCGGTAGAAGACCCGGCCGGGGGTGCCCCCGTAGCGGCCCTCCGACACGACCGCGGACACGACCTCCAGGCGTTTGCCCTTGTGGAAGGTGAACGCGCTCGGGTACGGCGCGGACTGGGCGCGGACCAGACGGTCCAGGACATCGGCGGGCCAGCTCCAGTCGATACGGATGTCCTCCTCGGCCCGCTTGTGGAAGAAGCTGGCCTGGGAGCGGTCCTGCTTGGTGAACCCGGTCCGCCCGGAGGCGATCAGGGCCAGGGCGCCGACCGTGACCGGGGCGATGAGATCGACGGTCTTGTGGAACAGGTCCGTCGCGGTGTCCCTGGGCCCTACCGTCACGGCGCGCTGGTCGACGATGTCGCCCGCGTCCAGCACCTCGTCCATCATGTGGGCGGTGACACCGACCTCCCGCTCGCCGTTGATCAGTGCCCAGATCAGCGGGGAGAAGCCCGCGTACTTCGGCAGGAGCGAGTCGTGGATGTTCAGCGTGCCGTGCCGCGGGAGGGAGTAGATCCTCGGCGGTATCCAGGTCCGCCAGTTGTTGGCCACGATGATGTCCGGGTCGGCCTCCTTGAGCCGCTGCAACAGCTCCTCGTCGTCCGGCCTGTTGCGGATGACGACCGGGACGCCGTGCTCGGTGGCCAGATCGGCGACCGAGTCGCTCCAGATCTTCTCGTAGGCGTGCTCGCTCGCCGGATGCGTCACCACCAGCACCACGTCGTGCTCGGAGTCCAGAAGGGCTCGCAGGGTGCGGTGGCCCCAGGTCTGGTAACCGAACATGACGACCCGCATGGGGTTCCTCCTCGGGAGAGCGAATGACCGCGCCAAGTAAAGCAAGGCTTACCTAACGGTGCAACGGCCCCTGATTCCGGGCGTGTTCGATGCCGTGATCCTTCGCATACCCGGCCCGGGCCGTCGACAGGCCGGTCCAAGTAAGGTTAGCGTTACCTAAATTCGGCTGCCCGGTGTCAATGGCGGGCCCGGCGGCCCGTGTTCCTTTCAGCCCCGTCCGACAGGCGGCTGTCCCGTACGAATGGGAGCGACATGTCACAGGTTCTTCCTGGCGACACACCTCTGATACACGACCTCATAGGTATCGGCTTCGGGCCGTCCAATGTGGCGATGGCGATCGCGCTCCGCGAGCACAACGAGCGCGTCGGGAGACAGGAAGCCGTCACCGCTCACTTCTTCGAGCGTCAGCCGAGCTTCGGCTGGCACCGCGGCATGCTGATCGACGACGCCACGATGCAGGTGTCCTTCCTCAAGGACCTGGTCACGCTCCGCAACCCGTCCAGCGAGTACACCTTCTTACGCTATCTCCAGAGCAAGGACCGGCTGGTCGACTTCGTCAACCACAAGAACTTCTTCCCGCTCCGCGTCGAGTTCCACGACTATCTGGAGTGGGCCGCCGCGAAGGTCGACGACATGGTCTCCTACGGCCATGAGGTCGTCGCCGTCGAACCCGTCGTGCGCGACGGTGTGGTGGAGTACCTCGATGTGACGGCCCGCGCGGGGTCCGAGACGGTGGTCCACCGGGCCCGAAACCTCGTCATCGGCACGGGTCTGCGCCCGCTGATGCCGGAGGGTGTCGAGCGGACCGACCGCGTCTGGCACACCTCCGAACTGCTCACGAGACTCGACGGTCTGGACGGTACCCGCCCCGCCCGCTTCGTCGTCGTCGGCGCGGGCCAGAGCGCCGCGGAGAACGTGGCCCATCTGCACCGCCGCTTCCCCGAGGCCGAGGTCTGCGCGGTGTTCTCGCGCTACGGCTACAGCCCCGCCGACGACAGCGCGTTCGCCAACCGCATCTTCGACCCCGCCGCGGTCGACGAGTACTTCACCGCCCCCGACGACGTCAAGCGCAAGCTGATGGACTATCACGGCAACACCAACTACTCCGTGGTCGACATCGATCTGATCGACGACCTGTACCGCCAGGCGTACCAGGAGAAGGTGCTCGGCACCGAGCGGCTGAGATTCCTCAACATCTCGCGGCTCACCGGTGTCGAGGAGGTCGGTGACAAGGTCCGCGCCACCGTCAGGTCCCTGGTCACCGGCGAGGACACCACGCTGGACGCCGATGTCGTCGTCTACGCCACCGGCTACAGCCCGGTCGACCCCCTCGCCCTGCTGGGCGAGGTCGCGGACCGCTGCCGCCTCGACGACCGGGGCCGGGTACGGGTGGAGCGTGACTACCGGCTCGCCACCGATCCCGGGCTGCGGTGCGGGATCTACGTCCAGGGCGGCACCGAGCACACCCACGGCATCACCTCGTCCCTGCTCTCCAACACCGCGATCCGGGTCGGCGAGATCCTGGACTCGATCCTCGACCGCGGTCCGGAGCCCGTCCGGGACGAACCCCGTCCGGTCGCCGACGGCATCGGCTCGGTCCGCTGAGGACTCCCCGCCCCCGCATCGCCCCGGAGCTGTCCACCGCCATGTCCCCAAGGAGTGACGACCTATGACCGCCAACCCGTTCGAGGACCCCGAGGGCCGCTTCCTGGTCCTGGTCAACGACGAGAACCAGCACTCGCTCTGGCCGTCCTTCGCGGAGGTGCCCGCCGGGTGGCGGACCGTCCTCGGTGAGGACACCCGCGAGGCGTGCCTGGCGTACGTCGAGGAGCACTGGACGGATCTGCGCCCGGCGAGCCTCGTCGCGGCCCAGGAGCGCTGACCGGGTCCGGGGCGGCGGCCCGGGCGCCGGTTCATCGCCGTGTACTGGACCCTGTCCGTAGCTCGATGGGGTGGTTCGCCGGCCGGTCGGCAGCACGCCACGCAGCCGGCGCGTATGACGTGATGCCATGGCACTCGGAGACCGGCACCAGAAGAAGGACGTCGAGGCGGCGCTGAAACGTGCGGAGCGAGCGGGCCTGAAGGTGACGCGGAAGAGGAGCGGCCACACCTGGGGTCTCGTGATCTGCTGTCCCTGCAACGATCACGTGAGCGTCTCGTGCACCCCCAGGAGCACCGGAGCCGAAGCGAAGAGGATTGATGAGTTCGTCAGAGACCACCAGCGATGTGCCTCGTGATTGGCATTTCAATCTTGTGCTGGACGCTCCCCTGACCGAGGAGCAGTCGGAGACCCTGGATCATCTCGACCGCTTCCACGACGGAGCTCTGGGACTGGCGGAGCGGCCGGGTCACAGCCGGTTCCTCTGCATTGTCCGTGCGGGCACTCTCACCGCCGCCATCGCGGACGCACTGGAGCGGTTCGAGGACTTTCCCGGTGTCCTGGTCCGCAGCGTCGAACTGGGCCCGATCGCGCTGGACGAGAACGGCATGGCGACCCCCGCCGTGGTCCCCGCGCCGCCCCCGGTGGAGGCGGCGCACCACGTGTCGTGACGTTCGTCGGCCGATGCACGACCGAGCCCCGCCGCTTCCGGAGGACCGGAAGCGGCGGGGCTCGGTCGTGCGGTTCCACAGTTCAGCGGACCGGGGGAGGCCGACCGGCCCGGCGAACGCGGAGGGTGAACCCTCCCGTCACGCCTTGAGCGCGTGCCCGGCGGGCCTTGATAGACATCTGGTAGGGCGTTGAGAACGCCACCTCGTAGAACTGGACAGGTCCACGGGAAGCCGCCGGTTTCCGAAACGTCCGAACGGGGAGATCCAGATGAATTCGTTGGTCGCCGCTGCCTCAGCCCTTGTCGATCCCGGCCCCGCCTTCGACATCATCTGGAGCTGAGCCGCGCGGATACCGACGTCCCGTGAGCATCTCGGTCCGGGTCCTCGACTCCACCAGTGGCCGCCCGGCGTCCGGTCTGGCGATCTCCCTGCACACCCCGGAGCACGGCGACGGGCCGTCCCTGGCGCGCGTCCGCACCGATGACGCGGGGAGGGTCGACCCGCTCGGGCCCGCTCTGCTGCCGAGGGGCGCGTACCGGCTGGTCTTCGCCACCGGCGAGTACTTCCGGGACCTGGGCTTCGAGACCCACTACACCGAGGTCATCCTGTCCGTGCACTACCCGGGTGACGCGGTGGACCTGCACATCCCGCTGTTCCTGAGCCCGTTCTCGTACAGCACCCACCGCGGCTCCCGCTAGCCGGTGCCGTCCCCCGGCGTGCCCGGGGCACCTCGGCGCCGTCGTCCACGGGCAGGAGAGGTTCCGGGTGCCCGGGAACTCCCGCCGGACGGAGGGCCGGGGTCGTCGCCGGCCCGGACCCCGGGCGTACCGGGGCGGCGGGGCCGGTCGGTCCGGGGCCGTCAGGAGGACTGGACGGCGGTGGCAAGCGCTCTTCCGTGAACCTTTCGCGCGGCGATTCCCGAGGTGACACTTCGCATGGATGCATCGACGAATCCTCTCCAGGGCCGTTCCGTACCCGACGAGCCGGTGGCGATCGTCGGGATGGCGTGCCGGCTTCCCGGAGCGGCCGACCCCGGTGCCTACTGGCGGCTGCTCAGCGAGGGCGGGGACGCCGTGACCGAGGCGGCCGGGAGCCGCCGCGCCGCCGGTACGGCCGGCGGCCGGCGCAGGGCGGGCTTCCTCGACGACGTGGACACCTTCGACGCGGCCTTCTTCAACATCTCGCCGAACGAGGCCGCCGCGATGGACCCCCAGCAGCGCCTCGTGCTCGAACTGGCCTGGGAGGCCTTCGAACACGCGCGGATGACCCCGGCCGCGCTGCGGGACTCCCCGGCCGGGGTCTTCGTCGGCGCCATCGCCCATGACTACGCGAACCTCCATGACCGCCTCGGCACCGACGGGATGACCGCGCACACCATGACCGGTGTGCAGCGCGGCCTCATCGCCAACCGGGTGTCGTACCGCTTCGGACTGCGCGGCCCCAGTCTGACGCTCGACGCGGGGCAGTGCTCCTCGCTGCTCGCCGTCCAGACCGCGTGCGAGGCGCTGCGGCGCGGCGACGCGGAGGTGGCCATCGCGGGCGGCGTCCATCTCAATCTCGTCCCGGAGAGCGATGAGGCCGTCGGCAGGTTCGGCGCGCTGTCGCCCGACGGCCGCTGCTACACGTTCGACAGCCGGGCGAACGGATTCGTGCGGGGCGAGGGCGGCGGGCTGGTCGTGCTGAAGCCGCTGTCGGCCGCGCTCGCGGACGGCGACACCGTGCACAGCGTGATCCTGGGCGGAGCGGTCAACAACGACGGCGGCGGCGAGGGGCTCACCGTACCGAGCGGACGCGCGCAGGAGGAGGTCGTACGACTCGCCTGCCGGCGGGCCGGGGTCGATCCCGCCGAGGTGCGGTACGTGGAGCTGCACGGTACGGGGACGAAGGTCGGTGACCCGGTCGAGGCGGCGGCGCTGGGTGCCGCGCTCGGCGCGGGCAGGCCCGAGGGCGGTGAGCTGCTGGTCGGTTCGGCGAAGACCAACATCGGCCATCTGGAGGGCGCGGCGGGCATCGCCGGGCTGCTCAAGGTCGTCCTCAGTATCAAGAACCGCCTGCTCGCGCCCAGTCTGAACTTCGAGACGCCCAACCCCCGTATCCCGCTCGCCGAACTGCGGTTGGACGTCGTGCGTGCCGCCCGGCGGTGGCCCGCGCGCGAGGGGCGTCTGATCGCCGGTGTCAGCTCCTTCGGGATGGGCGGCACCAACTGCCATCTGGTACTGGCCGAGCCGCCCACCCATGACACGGACACCGGGGAGCAAGCGCCCGGTGAGGGCGGGCCCTGGGTGCTCTCCGCCCGCTCGGCGGCGGCCCTCGGCGCACAGGCGGCGCGGCTGTCCGCGCATCTGGTGGAACGGCCGGGGACCGGGGCCGCCGATGTGGCGCTCTCCCTCGTCCGTACCCGCGCCACGTTCGAGCACCGGGCCGTCGTCCTCGGCTCCGGCCGGGACGAGCTGCTGGCGGGTGTCGACTCCCTCGCGGCCGGCCGGCCCGGCGGATCGGTGGTGCGCGGCAGGGCCGTGGCGGGACCGCACGCCCTTGTCTTCCCCGGCCAGGGCTCGCAATGGCCTCAGATGGCCCGCGCCCTGCTCGACGACGGCCCCTCCGCGTTCACCGAACAGCTCGCGCGGTGCGCGCGGGCCCTTGAACCGCACACGGACTTCGCCCTGCTGGACGTACTGCGCGCAGCGCCCGGCGCTCCCGGCCTCGACCGGGTCGACGTGGTCCAGCCCGCGCTGTGGGCGGTCCTGGTGTCACTGGCCGAACTGTGGCGCGCGCACGGCTTCGAGCCGGGCATGGTCATCGGCCACTCCCAGGGCGAGATCGCCGCGGCGACGTCCATCGGCGCGCTGTCGGTGGACGACGGGGCCCGGGTGGTGGCCCTGCGCAGCCGGGCGATCCGACGGCTGTCCGGCGGCGGCATGATGTCGGTCGGCGCACCCGCCGACGTGGTCACCGAGCGGCTGGCCTCGGTGGACGGGGTCGGCATCGCCGCGCTGAACGGCCCGCGTTCCGTCGTCGTGTCCGGCACGGCCCGAGGGCTCGAAGCGCTCCGCGCCTCGCTGGACGCCGACGGCTACCGCACCAAGCTCCTCCCCGTCGGCTACGCCTCGCACTCCGCGGCCGTCGACGGACTGCGTGACGAGATCCTCGACGCGCTGGCGCCGATCAGGCCCGTGTCGACGGCCACGCCGTTCCTCTCCACGCTGACCGGGGAGGCGATGGACACCGCCGGGCTGGACGCCGACTACTGGTTCCGCAGCCTGCGCCGCCCCGTGCGGTTCATGGACGCCACCCGGCAGGCGCTGGCCCGCGACTGCGCGCTGTTCGTCGAGTGCAGCCCGCATCCGGTGCTGGTCGGCGGTATCGAGGAGACAGTGGAGGAGGCCGAGCGCGACGCGGCGGTCGTCGGCACGCTCCGGCGCGACGACGGCGGCCCGGACCGCTTCCTGCGGAGCGTCGCGGAGGCGTTCACCGCGGGCGCCGCCATCGACTGGGACATCCACTGCGCCGTACCGGGGGCCCGGACGACGGACCTGCCGACGTACGCGTTCCAGCGGCGGCGGCACTGGCTGGGCGCCGCATCGCCGCGCGCCGCGTCCCCCACCGGGACGGCTCCGGCCGGGCCGCAGGACACACCGTCCGACGAGGCCGTGGCCGGGCCGCCCGCCCTGTCCCGCGCCGAACTGCGCGACCTGGTGACCGCGACCGCAGCGGCGGTCCTCGGGCACGCCGACAGCGGTGAGCTGGACCCGTCGCTGACCTTCAAGGAACTCGGACTCGACTCGGCCGGGTCGGTGGAACTGCGCAACAGGCTCCAGTCGTCGACCGGGCTGCGGCTGCCCACGACGGTGCTCTTCAACTTCCCCACGCCGGAACGCCTGGCGGGACATCTGCGCGACCGGGTCAGCGGAGCGACCCCGGGAACGACGCACGCGGCCGGGGCCCCGGCGGGCGGCACGCCGGACGACGACCCCGTCGTCATCGTCTCGATGGGCTGCCGCTACCCCGGTGACGTGGCGTCCCCCGACGATCTGTGGCGGCTGGTCGCCGACGGCACCGACGCGATCTCGCCGCTGCCCGCCGACCGCGGCTGGGACCTGGACGCGCTGCACGGCGCGGGTCCCGGCCGTCCCGGCACCTGCGCGACGCGCCACGGCGGTTTCGTGCACGACGCGGACACGTTCGACGCGGCGTTCTTCGGTCTGAGTCCGCGCGAGGCGCTGGCGATGGACCCGCAGCAGCGGCTGCTGCTGGAGACGGCGTGGGAGGCCGTCGAGCGCGCCGGTATCGACCCCGCCTCGCTGGCGGGCTCGCGGACCGGGGTGTTCGTCGGCGCCATGTCCACGGACTACGGCCCCCGGCTGCACCGGCCGGGCGGCGGCGTGGACGGCCATCTGCTCACCGGGACGGCGCTCAGCGTGGCGTCGGGACGTATCGCGTACACCTTCGGTCTGCGGGGTCCGGCGCTCACCGTCGACACCGCATGCTCGTCCTCGCTGGTGGCCGTCCAGCTCGCGACCCAGGCGCTGCGCCGCGGTGACTGCTCGCTGGCGCTGGCCGGCGGTGTGACGGTGATGGCCAACCCGGGCAACCTCGTGGAGTTCAGCAGACAGAACGGTCTCGCGGCCGACGGCCGCGCCAAGGCGTTCGCCGCGTCGGCGGACGGCACCGCGTTCGCCGAGGGCAGCGGTGTGCTGCTGCTGGAACGGCTGTCGGACGCGCGCCGCAACGGGCACCCCGTGCTCGCGGTGATCCGCGGTGTCGCGGTCAACCAGGACGGCGCGAGCAACGGCCTGACCGCGCCCAACGGCGAGGCGCAGGAGCAGGTCATCCGGCAGGCCCTCGCCGACGCGCGGCTCACCCCGGCGGAGGTCGACGCGGTCGAGGCGCACGGCACGGGCACGGCGCTCGGCGACCCGATCGAGGCCGACGCGATCCTGGCGACGTACGGGCAGGACCGGCGGGACGGGTCCTCGCTCTGGCTGGGCTCGGTGAAGTCGAACATCGGTCACACCCAGGCCGCCGCCGGGGTGGCGGGCGTCATCAAGATGGTGATGGCGATGCGGCACGGAACCCTGCCGCGCACGCTGCACGTGGACGAACCCACCGCCGCCGTCGACTGGGCGGCCGGCCGGGTGCGGCTGCTGACCGAGGAACGCGCGTGGACGCCCGGCGAACGGCCGCTGCGCGCCGCGGTGTCCAGCTTCGGCATCAGCGGCACCAACGCCCACCTCGTCCTGGAATCCGCCCCCGCGACACCTGCCGAACCCGCGACACGAGCCGAACCGCTGAGCGAGCACGCGGGCGAGGACGTGGGCGAGCGTGCGGGCGGGGAATCCGCGGAAGGGCCCCTGGTGTGGGTCGTCTCGGCCCGGTCCGCCGCGTCGCTGCGTGCGCAGGGCGAGCGGCTGCGCGCCTACGCGGCGGCGGCCTCCGACGGTGAACTGGCCGCGACCGGACCCCAGCTGGCCCGTCGGCCGTCCTTCGCCCACCGGGCCGTGGTGGTCGCCGCGAACCGCACGGAACTGACCGGGGCGCTGGCCGCGCTCGCGGCGGGCACCCCGCACACCGCGCTGTCGGCCGGGGTCGCCGGGACGGACGCGCAACCGGTGTTCCTCTTCCCCGGCCAGGGCGCCCAATGGCCCGGTATGGCGGCCGGCCTGCTGGCGGACGACCCCGTGTTCGCCACCCATCTGAAGCGCTGCGACGAGGCGCTGGCCCCGTACACCGGCTGGTCCGTACGGGACGTGCTGAGCTCGGCCGACGGCGCTCCCGCGCTCGAAGGCTCCCAGGTCATCCAGCCGGTCCTGTTCGCGCTGATGGTCGCGCTCGCCGAGATGTGGCGCGCCGCCGGTATCGAGCCCGCGGCGGTGGTCGGGCACTCGCAGGGCGAGATCGCCGCCGCGTACGTCTCGGGCGCGCTCTCCCTGGACGACGCCGCGAAGGTCGCGGCGCTGCGCAGTCAGGTGCTGTCCGCGCTCGACGGCACCGGTGGTGTGCTGTCGGTGGCGCTGCCCGTCGACCAGGTGCGGGAGCGGCTCACGCCCTGGGCGGACAAGCTGTGGGTGGCGGTGGACAACGGGCCTTCGAGCACCGTGATCGCCGGTGACCCGACCGCGATGGACGAGTTCACCGCCAAGTGGGGCGACACCGTGCGGTTGCGGCGCACGGCCCTCGACTACGCCTCCCACACCCCGCACATGGCCGCCGTACGCGACGAACTCATCGACCGCATCGGCACGTTGAAGCCGACGGACGCCATGACCGCGATCTGCTCCTCCTGCGAGGGCGGCTTCGTCCCCGGTACGACGATGACCACCGAGTACTGGTACCGCAGCCTCGCGGGCGAGGTCCGGTTCGACGCGGCCGTCCGCGCGTTCCACGAGTACGCCAACCCGCTGTTCATCGAGGTGAGCCCGCATCCGATCCTGGCGGGCGCGGTCCAGGAGATCCTGGAGAGCGCGCACATGGCGGGCGGCTCCGTCGGTTCGCTGCGACGCGGCGCGGGGGACCGGCACCAGTTCCTCAAGGCCGCCGCCCAGGCGTACGTCCAGGGCGCCCCCATCGCGTGGGGCGCCGTCCTCGGGCCGGTACGGCGCCGGGTCGAGCCGCCGACGTACGCGTTCGACCGGC includes:
- a CDS encoding MFS transporter, encoding MSSIAPTAAPPKAGAREWTGLAVLALPTLLVSLDQSVLFLALPHLAESLRPSGVQTLWIMDIYGFLMAGFLVTMGTLGDRVGRRKLLMLGGVAVIATSLLAAYSDSPEMLILSRALLGVAAASLMPSTLALISNMFQDPQERGRAIAMWASCFMAGTALGPVVGGLLLEHYWWGSVFVLGVPVMLVMLVAAPFLLPEYRAPRTGKLDLVSVVLSLAAILPVVYGLKEMAKEGPGTLPVALIVAGLAVGAVFVSRQRRLDDPVLDVRLFRNPAFTASLALTTLLMVGVSGSYLFITGFLQMVEGLGPVEAGLWMVPSAIASIVSAMLAPGLARRFSVPGVIAGGLLLAMGGYAVMVFVDPVGGLPLLMTGFVVCFFGTGPIGALGTNLVVSSAPPEKGGSAASLQETSSHLGVALGIASLGSLGSLVYRDRITVPDGVPAEAADSIRTGLEGALTVAPTLPDALGAEVLTAARDAYTGGLNVIAVVCAVFTAGTAVIAMTALRRVGAPR
- a CDS encoding GyrI-like domain-containing protein — encoded protein: MNSRGFESGTGTPEPELVDLEPATTAVVHGVVPMAGVPDFFDTSFGALARTLAEQRITVLGPAFGLYHGTPGETLDLEVGFPTDRAVRPEAVVVAGSLPGGRVARLTHIGAFDGLGASWERLHDWTRARGLTVAEDRWETYVTEPSPDMDPRDLRTELNWPVTG
- a CDS encoding methionyl-tRNA formyltransferase, translating into MRVVMFGYQTWGHRTLRALLDSEHDVVLVVTHPASEHAYEKIWSDSVADLATEHGVPVVIRNRPDDEELLQRLKEADPDIIVANNWRTWIPPRIYSLPRHGTLNIHDSLLPKYAGFSPLIWALINGEREVGVTAHMMDEVLDAGDIVDQRAVTVGPRDTATDLFHKTVDLIAPVTVGALALIASGRTGFTKQDRSQASFFHKRAEEDIRIDWSWPADVLDRLVRAQSAPYPSAFTFHKGKRLEVVSAVVSEGRYGGTPGRVFYREGEGVVIVAGADARTGRNHGLALTRVRTEDGRELPATEYFTSMGGYLTGRP
- a CDS encoding lysine N(6)-hydroxylase/L-ornithine N(5)-oxygenase family protein: MSQVLPGDTPLIHDLIGIGFGPSNVAMAIALREHNERVGRQEAVTAHFFERQPSFGWHRGMLIDDATMQVSFLKDLVTLRNPSSEYTFLRYLQSKDRLVDFVNHKNFFPLRVEFHDYLEWAAAKVDDMVSYGHEVVAVEPVVRDGVVEYLDVTARAGSETVVHRARNLVIGTGLRPLMPEGVERTDRVWHTSELLTRLDGLDGTRPARFVVVGAGQSAAENVAHLHRRFPEAEVCAVFSRYGYSPADDSAFANRIFDPAAVDEYFTAPDDVKRKLMDYHGNTNYSVVDIDLIDDLYRQAYQEKVLGTERLRFLNISRLTGVEEVGDKVRATVRSLVTGEDTTLDADVVVYATGYSPVDPLALLGEVADRCRLDDRGRVRVERDYRLATDPGLRCGIYVQGGTEHTHGITSSLLSNTAIRVGEILDSILDRGPEPVRDEPRPVADGIGSVR
- a CDS encoding MbtH family protein; this encodes MTANPFEDPEGRFLVLVNDENQHSLWPSFAEVPAGWRTVLGEDTREACLAYVEEHWTDLRPASLVAAQER
- a CDS encoding hydroxyisourate hydrolase, yielding MSISVRVLDSTSGRPASGLAISLHTPEHGDGPSLARVRTDDAGRVDPLGPALLPRGAYRLVFATGEYFRDLGFETHYTEVILSVHYPGDAVDLHIPLFLSPFSYSTHRGSR